Proteins found in one Sporosarcina sp. FSL K6-3457 genomic segment:
- a CDS encoding cob(I)yrinic acid a,c-diamide adenosyltransferase gives MSKNQKGLTLVYTGHGKGKTTAALGLALRSTGRGLSVKIFQFIKSPQRSYGEQIALKKLGVEMVQLGIGFTWTKTPEEHREALKKAWPQARDAVMSGEYDVVILDELNNALAIDKFPIDDVLPLNEIIDMIKNRPPHVHLVITGRDALPEIREIADLVSVVEPEKHYYNEGVDAVKGIEF, from the coding sequence ATGAGCAAAAATCAAAAAGGGCTTACACTTGTTTACACAGGTCATGGTAAAGGGAAAACAACGGCTGCATTAGGACTGGCTTTGCGTAGCACGGGGAGGGGACTAAGTGTTAAGATTTTTCAATTCATTAAATCACCACAACGGTCCTATGGAGAGCAAATTGCGCTGAAAAAACTCGGTGTGGAAATGGTACAACTCGGCATTGGTTTTACATGGACAAAAACGCCTGAAGAGCACCGGGAAGCGCTTAAAAAAGCGTGGCCACAAGCGAGAGATGCTGTCATGAGTGGCGAGTATGATGTTGTGATTTTAGATGAGTTAAATAATGCTTTAGCGATTGATAAGTTTCCAATCGATGATGTTCTTCCTCTGAATGAAATAATCGATATGATTAAAAACAGACCACCGCACGTCCATCTTGTCATTACGGGAAGAGATGCTCTGCCTGAAATTAGGGAAATCGCTGACTTGGTTTCAGTTGTTGAACCTGAAAAACATTATTATAACGAAGGCGTGGATGCTGTAAAAGGCATAGAGTTTTAA
- the ybaK gene encoding Cys-tRNA(Pro) deacylase, with protein MAKQSRMVKTNAVRILEGEGVHYELMEYDVIDGLVDGVSVAAKTGQVVESVFKTLVTMAGPRELFVYLVPVALELDLKKAARAAGVKKLDMLPLKDLTKETGYMRGGCSAIGMKKNYPTFIDESAQSLDLMTVSAGKVGLQMKLAPDELARVASATFYDVVKYS; from the coding sequence ATGGCCAAACAGAGTCGTATGGTGAAGACGAATGCAGTTAGAATTCTAGAGGGGGAAGGCGTTCACTATGAACTGATGGAATATGATGTGATAGATGGTTTGGTTGATGGTGTTTCTGTTGCAGCAAAAACGGGTCAAGTCGTGGAGAGTGTCTTCAAAACACTCGTGACAATGGCGGGCCCAAGGGAATTATTTGTTTATTTAGTACCGGTGGCGCTTGAGCTGGATTTGAAAAAAGCAGCAAGAGCAGCTGGAGTAAAAAAGTTGGATATGCTGCCATTGAAGGATTTAACGAAAGAGACGGGCTATATGCGTGGAGGTTGCTCAGCAATTGGTATGAAAAAGAACTATCCAACGTTCATTGACGAGTCAGCACAAAGCCTGGATTTGATGACTGTGAGTGCAGGGAAAGTTGGGTTGCAAATGAAACTAGCTCCTGACGAATTGGCGCGTGTAGCGAGTGCAACCTTCTACGATGTTGTAAAATACAGTTAA
- a CDS encoding YczE/YyaS/YitT family protein, translating into MQKALLWRWTFYFTGLLVMALGVSMTIKGQKLGVGPWDVLHVGLYRHFGLTIGTWGIITGFVIIVATAAVLKQWPKIGTWLNMLLLGIFIDFFNWLLPDFTTFGAQMVIFIFGVIVMGYGAGMYISPNIGAGPRDSLMLVFVKKTGASIKKIRTTLEVIVAIIGWLFGGPIGIGTVLIALFLGQMIHYTLPQSRRFLMKIIGEKDENIFLN; encoded by the coding sequence ATGCAAAAGGCCTTGCTTTGGAGATGGACATTTTATTTTACAGGATTATTAGTGATGGCTCTTGGGGTTTCAATGACCATTAAAGGGCAGAAATTGGGTGTTGGACCCTGGGATGTACTTCATGTTGGATTGTATAGGCATTTTGGCTTAACGATTGGTACATGGGGAATCATTACTGGATTTGTTATTATCGTCGCAACAGCCGCAGTATTGAAACAGTGGCCGAAAATCGGTACTTGGCTCAACATGCTTTTGCTTGGTATTTTTATCGACTTCTTTAACTGGCTGCTGCCTGATTTTACGACATTTGGAGCACAGATGGTTATTTTTATATTTGGTGTGATTGTTATGGGCTATGGTGCTGGAATGTATATATCACCTAATATTGGGGCGGGACCGCGTGATAGCCTGATGCTTGTATTTGTTAAAAAGACAGGGGCGAGCATTAAAAAAATACGAACAACGCTTGAAGTGATAGTCGCTATCATTGGCTGGTTATTTGGTGGTCCAATTGGGATTGGAACAGTGTTAATAGCACTGTTTCTGGGCCAAATGATTCATTATACATTGCCGCAAAGTCGTAGGTTTTTAATGAAAATAATTGGTGAGAAAGATGAAAATATTTTTTTAAACTAA
- a CDS encoding ABC transporter substrate-binding protein — MKFVNLKSGFFLIIAVMLFLVGCSSSGDGKSDAVKDGKVKLRFATWDVGDDVKLQQNMIDKFNESQDEITVVLESYGSEYDTKITAGMGAKDAPDIMYMWNYPQYKDALEPLDSYLEKEGATYKDNFYETLWNYNSADGQILGLPVGYTTHVVYYNKALFDEAGVDYPKPGWTWEDLQETAKKVANKDSKVSGFAFSGKPDPYDFEMFLWSNNTSYVDEEGNLKGNVDSKESVEVFDMFQNMAKDGYAITTEGSGTTEMKSGKVAMFVYGAWGLTPLKEAGIDYGVVELPSFKDKKSVSILSSSGISIYKNSKHKDEAFEFIKFWTNEEANKERIGFELPVLKSVVENEQLEQDELKSVFYTMLEQSDGYTPASFIVENWSQMSEDLNFTFESMLNPSTLMDPKEALGNVTK; from the coding sequence ATGAAGTTTGTAAATTTAAAATCTGGTTTCTTTTTAATTATTGCAGTTATGTTGTTTTTGGTTGGTTGCAGTTCATCAGGTGATGGGAAAAGTGATGCCGTGAAAGACGGTAAAGTTAAACTGCGCTTCGCAACTTGGGATGTTGGGGATGATGTGAAGCTGCAACAAAATATGATTGACAAATTCAATGAGTCACAAGATGAAATTACAGTTGTTTTGGAGTCTTATGGCAGTGAATACGACACGAAAATTACAGCTGGTATGGGTGCAAAGGATGCTCCAGACATTATGTATATGTGGAACTACCCACAATACAAGGACGCGTTAGAGCCACTTGATTCTTATCTTGAAAAAGAGGGCGCTACATACAAAGATAACTTCTATGAAACACTGTGGAATTATAACTCAGCAGATGGTCAAATTCTAGGATTACCAGTTGGCTACACGACACATGTTGTTTATTACAACAAAGCATTATTTGATGAAGCAGGTGTCGATTATCCGAAGCCGGGTTGGACTTGGGAAGACCTTCAAGAAACAGCAAAGAAAGTAGCAAACAAGGATTCAAAAGTAAGCGGTTTCGCATTCTCTGGAAAACCTGATCCATATGATTTTGAAATGTTCCTATGGAGTAATAACACATCGTATGTCGATGAAGAAGGAAATTTAAAAGGTAATGTTGATTCGAAGGAATCAGTAGAAGTGTTTGACATGTTCCAAAACATGGCGAAAGACGGCTATGCGATTACGACAGAAGGCTCTGGCACAACAGAAATGAAATCTGGCAAGGTTGCTATGTTTGTCTATGGTGCATGGGGGTTAACACCATTAAAAGAAGCAGGTATTGACTATGGCGTGGTGGAATTACCGTCATTTAAAGACAAAAAAAGCGTCAGTATTTTAAGTTCCTCAGGTATTTCTATCTATAAAAATTCAAAACATAAAGATGAGGCATTCGAATTTATTAAATTCTGGACAAATGAAGAGGCGAACAAGGAAAGAATCGGCTTTGAGCTACCTGTTTTAAAATCAGTTGTAGAAAACGAACAACTTGAACAAGATGAATTGAAAAGTGTGTTCTATACGATGCTTGAACAGAGCGATGGATATACACCTGCATCATTCATCGTTGAAAACTGGAGCCAAATGTC